The stretch of DNA GCCAGTTCGCGTAGGCGAGATACGTCCAGGTCGGGAGGACCACCAGCACCGGCGCCTCGTGCGCGGCCGGGGTGACGACGAACGGGACCCGGTCCACGTCTTCCCCCGCGGTGACCTTCAACGCGTAGACGCCGCTCGGCAGGCCGTCCGGGATCGTCCAGATGAGGTCGGGTACCCAGCCGGCGTCGGCGAGGTCGTCCTCGTGCAGGTGCAGTGCGTCGAACTCAGCCGGAGCGCGGCGGAAGTCGGTCTCCGCTCCTGTCCACAGAGGGCCTGGCACGCCGCGGCCCGGCAGGTGGCGGATCTCCGCACCGGCGGTGAGACCGCCACGGTCGGGGACCCGCCTGCCGCCGGGATCGACCGCGAGGTCGAGCACGCTGGTGCTGTCCGCGGAGAGCAGTGTCAGCGGGTCGGCGCCGGCCGCGAGCGCGCCGGTGGTGGTGTGCGGCCAGGCCGTCGCGGACACAACCGGGCGGGCCACCTTGCCGTTGAACGTATGCCCGAGGCCGCCGGTGCCGCGCCCGTCGCCGCCCAGGAGCAACGCCGGCCGGACCAGGCGAACCGGCTCGGTCCGGCACGACACGGACAGCTCCGGGCGGCCGGGCCGGTGCAGGGACAACAGCACCGTGCCCGTCTGGTCGATGGTCGCGGCCACGAACACCCAGACCTGTTCCTCGACCGGGGCGGCCAGTTCGGCGACGGCCCGCTGCCCCGACCGCAGCGTCACGCCGTCGGCCGACACGCTCAGGACGAGGTCACCGACCGCCAGGAGCGGGCGCGGGTAGGGCAGGGTCGGCCGGCACCACACGGCCAAGCCGACCGCGCCGAGGTTCTGCCGTACCTCGGCCATGGCGTATGAGCCGGAGGTCGTGACCTGCTTCCGTCCTTCAAGGACTTCGGGGAGGTCCGCAGCCACTGGCTCCTCGATCAGCGGTACGCCGTGCCGGAGCGGACCACCCGGCCTGCGCAGACGGACGATCTCCGGCCGCATCCCGGGATGCTCCGAACTCAGATGGAAGGTCACATGTTCGCCGGGCCGGGCCGACAGCCGGTCCGCGTATCCGACCAGCCTCATCCGTTGACCCACTTCGTCCACCGCCGGGTGGCCTCGTCGAGGTTCTTCGCCCACCAGGCGTTGTCCCGTACCACGACCGTGCCCTTGGCCTTGGTGTCATCGGCGACGAACGCGCCGATCGCGGCGTCACTGGTCTTGCCGGCCTTCGAGTTCGCCGCGCCATAGGGCTGCTGATCGACGACGGCCTTCTGGTTCTTGGTCCCGATCAGGGAGTTGATCAGGGCGTATGCCTGGTCCTGGTGCGGGGCACCCTTCACTATGGTCAGCACGTCGTGATACTTGATCGGCTGGTTGAACACGACGCCGAGGTTCGCGCCGTTCTTGACGGCGTCGTAGGCGCGGCCGGGCCACGCGAGCATCATGTCGACCTCGCCCGACTGCAACGCCTGGGTCTGCTGCGCGCCGGTGTCGTAGAACCGGGTGTTCTTCCGGATCTTGTCCAGCGTGGCGAACGCCTTGTCGTAGTCGAGCGGGTAGAGCTTGTCGGCCGGCACCCCGCCGGCCAGCAGCGCCGTTTCCATACCCGCGTCCTTGGCGAAGTTCATGACGCCGCGGGTGCCGGGGAACTTCTTCGTGTCGTAGAAGTCCGCCCAGCTCCTCGGCGGGTGCGACTTGTAGGTGTCCTTGTTGTAGACGAGCACGAAGTACGAGTTCAGCACCGGGACCCCGCAGTCGGTCATCTGCGACTTGTCGAGCCCGCCGGTGTGGATTCTGCTGTAGTCGATCTTCTCGAAGAGGGTGCCGCACTTGGCCATGGCCGCGTACGGCGTGGAGTAGTAAACGTCCCAGGTGGGCTTGGAGCCCCGGACCATCGCGGTCAGCTTCGCCTCATTGTTCGGTGACTCCGTGGACACCGTGATGCCCTTGCGGGACAGATCGGCGTACGCGTTCTGCTTGAACAGCTTCTCCAGCGCCCCTCCGGTGTTGCTGAACACCACGGGCTTCCCGCCTCCGGCGGAACTGCCAGCGGTTCCGAAACAGGCCGTCATCGTCAGTCCCAGCAAGACGGCCAGCACCAGCGCCTTGCCGAGACGTCCATTGCGTCGCACGAGAGCCCCTCTCCCATATTTCATAATATGAAACGCTGCCCGTATTGAGAAAAGCATGGAGTCAGGGCACAACTCGCGTCAAGTCCCGCGCACCCGTCGATCGACGCATTACTTGTGCGTTAATTCCGGTGCCAACGATTGACACTTGACTCAACGGAGCACACACTCTGTTTCACTTCGTGAAATGAGTATCGAAGAAAGAAACGGTGCCGATGGTAGTGACACCCCCGTCGAGCTCAGCCGCCCACTCCACGCCCCGCCCACGACCGCCCGCCAGAGCCCGCACGGCCCGGCGTCTCGGCCTCCTGCTCGCGGCGCCGGCAGTCGCGGTGCTGGTCGTCTTCTTCGTCGTGCCCGCACTCCGCCTGCTCTGGCTCTCGGTGACCGACCCGGTCCCCGGCCTGGGCAATTACACGGCGATTGCCACGGACGACGTGGCGCTGACCGTCGTGCTGCGAACCCTCGGCATGGCGGCGATCGTGACGGTCGTCTGCTTGCTCCTCGCCTATCCGTACGCGTATCTGATGACGATCTCTACTCCGCGCTGGCGGGCGGTCCTGATCGCCGTCGTCCTCATCCCGTTCTGGACCTCGCTCATGGCACGCACCTTCGCCTGGGTGGTGCTGTTGCAGGACAACGGGGTGGTCGACACCCTGCTGCGCGGGGCTGGGATCGGGCCGACGCGCCTGCTGGGCACCACAGCAGGGGTCACGCTCGCGATGGCGCAAGTCATGCTGCCGTTCGTGGTGCTGCCGGTATACACGACGATGCGCGGGATCAACCGCCGCCTGGTCGATGCGGCGCTCTCGCTCGGCGCCCGCCCCGCCATCGCCTTCCTGCGGGTCTACCTCCCACTGTCCCTGCCGGGCGTCGCCGCCGGAGCAACCCTGGTGATGGTGCTGTCCCTCGGGTTCTACGTGACGCCGTCGCTCGTCGGCTCGCCCAAGCAGTCCATGCTCGCCCAGTTCATCTCCGTACAGGTCAACCAGCTCGTGGACTTCGGTGGGGCCGGCGCGCTCGCGGTCGCCCTGCTCGTGATCACGCTCCTGCTTCTCGGCGGCGTCCAGTTCGCGACACGACGCAAGGGCACACGGGCGAACAGTGCCCCCATATCGGGAGGGATACCCCTATGAAGACCGGGCGTGGCCTGCGCGCCTTCCTGATCACGTGCGGCGTGCTCACCGGAGCGTGGCTCGTCGTGCCGACCCTCGTCGTGATCCCGATCAGCTTCTCCGGCGAGAACAGCTTCGCCTTCCCGCCGAGCTCGTGGAGCCTGCGCCACTACACCACGTTCTTCACCGAGCCCAGCTGGCTGACCTCACTACTGGTGTCGCTCCAGCTCGCGCTGCTCGTCACCGCGGTGGCGACCGTGTTGGGCACGACGGCTGCGTTCGCCCTCGCCAGGCGGACGTTCGTCGGCAAGGGCATCGTCGAGGGGCTGTTCATGGCACCCCTGATCGTTCCGGGGATCGTGGTCGCCGTCGCGATGTACGCCGCCTTCCTCGGCTGGGGGCTGATCGGCACCCCGATCGGGTTCATCGCCGCCCACACCGTGCTCGCCCTGCCCTTCGTGACGGTGAACGTGACCGCCTCGCTGGCCGGCTTCGACCGGGTGCTGGAGCGTGCTTCGGCGACTCTCGGTGCATCCCCATGGACGACGTTCCGGTCGGTGACCTTTCCACTGATCCGGCCCGGCGTACTGGCCGGCGCCCTGTTCGCCTTCGTGACCTCGTTCGACGAGGTCGTCGTGTCCCTGTTCATCCAGTCCCCCACGCTGCAGACCCTTCCGGTGCGGATGTTCACCTCGGTCACCAACGAGGTCGATCCGACCATCGCGGCGGCATCGACCGTCGTGCTCGTGGTCTCCACCATCCTGCTGGGACTCGCAACGATCACGAGGAGGAACCACCATGCGGCCTGATCGCCATGGCGGTGCACGCATCGAGACCCGTGACGTGTGCAAGCGGTACCGGGGCTCGTCCCAGTACGCGGTCGACACCGTCAACCTGACGATCGAGGCAGGTGAGTTCATGACCCTGCTCGGGCCCAGCGGCTCGGGCAAGACCACCACGCTGAACATGATCGCCGGATTCGAGGACGTGACCTCCGGTCGGATCCTGGTCGACGACGCCGACATCGCCCCGGTGCCGACCTACCGGCGTGACCTCGGCATGGTGTTCCAGAACTACGCGCTGTTCCCGCACATGACCGCGGCCGAGAACGTCGCGTTCCCCTTGCGCCGGCGCAAGGTGGGCAAGAAGGAGATCGAGCGTCGCGTCGCGGAAGCCCTCGACCTGGTGCGCCTGAACGAGCATGGCAACCGCCTGCCGGCCCAGCTGTCCGGCGGCCAGCAGCAGCGTGTCGCCCTGGCCCGCGCTGTGGTGTTCAAGCCACGGGCCCTGTTGCTGGACGAACCGCTGGGCGCGCTGGACAAGAAGCTGCGCGAGTCACTGCAACTGGAGATCTCCCGGCTGCACTCCGAACTCGGGATCACGTTCGTGTTCGTCACCCACGACCAGGAGGAGGCACTCGCGCTCTCCGATCGCATCGCCGTGTTCCGCGACGGTCGGATCGAGCAGGTCGGAAGGCCGGACGAGCTGTACGAGAACCCCGCCTCCCACTTCGTGGCCACTTTTCTCGGCGACTCCAACGTGTTCACCGGGCAGATCCGCGACGGCGTCCTCGACACCGGCTGGTGCGAACTGCGTACGGAGGGCGAGCTCCCAGCGGGACCGGTCGTGCTCATGGTGCGGCCCGAACGGCTGCGCATCGGCGCGCCGGCCGAACCCGGGGCCAATGTGCTCTCCGCTACCGTGACCGACGTCGTGTACCAGGGCGCGTTCCGGCGGGTCCTCGTCGAGTTCGACGGCGGCACCACCGGCCAGGTCCGGGACATCACCTCGGGCACGCCGGTGACCGCCGGGCAGCGGATCGAGGTGCACTGGCCCGGCCACGCCGGTGTACTCGTACCAGGTGACGAAATCGACCAGCCGCGACGCGTGGCGGTGAGCGCGCAGTGAACTCCGACGTCATGACGGCTCGTCGGCAGGTCGCCGAGACCGGCACACGTTTGACGGCCGACGGGCTGGTGCTCGGCACCGCGGGCAACATCAGCGTCCGGGTCGGCGACCTGGTGGCCATCTCGCCGTCCAGCATTCCCTATCACCTGGTGACCGCCGAGGACGTCAGCGTGGTCGATCTCGCCGGCGGGCAAGTCGCCGGCCTGCCACCGTCGTCCGAGACGCCCATGCACCTCGCCATCTACGCCAACACCGACGCGAATGCCGTGGTGCACCACCACGGCCTGGCCAGTGCCGCGGTGTCCACAGCAGTCAGCGCACTCCCGCCCCTTCACTACTACGCGCTTCAGCTCGGCGGCCCGACCCGCGTCGCCCGGTACGCGACGTTCGGCACCGAGGAACTGGCCCGTTCCGTGCTCGCCGCGCTGGAAGACCGCACGGCGGCGCTGATGCAGAATCACGGCGCCGTCGCGCACGGCGACACCCTCGACCGTGCCTACGACCGGGCCCGACTCCTCGAATGGCTGTGCAACCTGCATATCCAGGCTCATCAGATGGGCAGTCCGCGCGTGCTCAGCGAAGCGGAGCTCGCGGACGTCACCCGGCACAAGGCGGAAAGGGCGGCATCATGAAGGTCGTATGCGTCGGGGCGCACATATTCGACGTGCTCGGCCACCCGGTAGGCGAGATCCCACCCGGTCAGGGGCGGCTGGCACTGGAACAGATCCGGGTGACCGCGGCGGGTACCGCCGGGGGCACCGCGGTCGACCTCGCCAAGCTGGGCGCGGAGGTGATCAGCTTCGGCGCCATCGGCGACGACACGGCGGGCCGGGTGCTGCGGCTCCTGCTCGCCGAGAACGGGGTCGACGAACGCCTCGCGGTCAAGCCGGGCCGGGCCACGCCGTCGACGATCCTGCCGATCAGACCGAACGGGGAACGCCCCTCCCTGCACGCGTCCGGCGCGATGGACATGCTCACCGCGGACGACATCGACTGGGACGCCGTGGCCGAGGCGGACGTCCTGCACATCGGCGGACCGGACGCCCTCGGGGACTTCTCCGTCGACGTGCTGCCCAGGCTGCTCCGATTCGCCCGCGAGCACGGCACCGTCACCACCATGGACTTCCTGCGGACAAGCGTGTCACCGGAGGTCGTCGAGCTGCTGCGGCCGTGCTGGGCGAACACGCGGTACCTGCTGCCCAACGACGACCAGATCCGCGCGATCACGCAGATCGAGGACCTCCGCCTGGCCGCCCGGACCATGCGCGCACACGGAGTCGGCACGGTCATCGTGACCAGAGGCGGGGACGGCTCGCTGGTCGTGGACGAGGCTCTGGCCGAGGAGATCCCCGCCTTTCGGATTCCGGTCGTCGACACCACTGGCTGCGGCGACGGATACACGGCCGGATTCATCGTCGGGCTGTGCCGGAACCAGGACCTGCTGTCCTCGGCGCGCCTGGGTACCGCGGCGTCGGCGCTGGTGGCGCAGGGGCTCGGCTCAGACGCTGGAATCGTCGACCTGCCACGGACG from Streptomyces asiaticus encodes:
- a CDS encoding extracellular solute-binding protein, translated to MRRNGRLGKALVLAVLLGLTMTACFGTAGSSAGGGKPVVFSNTGGALEKLFKQNAYADLSRKGITVSTESPNNEAKLTAMVRGSKPTWDVYYSTPYAAMAKCGTLFEKIDYSRIHTGGLDKSQMTDCGVPVLNSYFVLVYNKDTYKSHPPRSWADFYDTKKFPGTRGVMNFAKDAGMETALLAGGVPADKLYPLDYDKAFATLDKIRKNTRFYDTGAQQTQALQSGEVDMMLAWPGRAYDAVKNGANLGVVFNQPIKYHDVLTIVKGAPHQDQAYALINSLIGTKNQKAVVDQQPYGAANSKAGKTSDAAIGAFVADDTKAKGTVVVRDNAWWAKNLDEATRRWTKWVNG
- a CDS encoding ABC transporter permease, whose product is MPALRLLWLSVTDPVPGLGNYTAIATDDVALTVVLRTLGMAAIVTVVCLLLAYPYAYLMTISTPRWRAVLIAVVLIPFWTSLMARTFAWVVLLQDNGVVDTLLRGAGIGPTRLLGTTAGVTLAMAQVMLPFVVLPVYTTMRGINRRLVDAALSLGARPAIAFLRVYLPLSLPGVAAGATLVMVLSLGFYVTPSLVGSPKQSMLAQFISVQVNQLVDFGGAGALAVALLVITLLLLGGVQFATRRKGTRANSAPISGGIPL
- a CDS encoding ABC transporter permease, with product MKTGRGLRAFLITCGVLTGAWLVVPTLVVIPISFSGENSFAFPPSSWSLRHYTTFFTEPSWLTSLLVSLQLALLVTAVATVLGTTAAFALARRTFVGKGIVEGLFMAPLIVPGIVVAVAMYAAFLGWGLIGTPIGFIAAHTVLALPFVTVNVTASLAGFDRVLERASATLGASPWTTFRSVTFPLIRPGVLAGALFAFVTSFDEVVVSLFIQSPTLQTLPVRMFTSVTNEVDPTIAAASTVVLVVSTILLGLATITRRNHHAA
- a CDS encoding ABC transporter ATP-binding protein, which translates into the protein MRPDRHGGARIETRDVCKRYRGSSQYAVDTVNLTIEAGEFMTLLGPSGSGKTTTLNMIAGFEDVTSGRILVDDADIAPVPTYRRDLGMVFQNYALFPHMTAAENVAFPLRRRKVGKKEIERRVAEALDLVRLNEHGNRLPAQLSGGQQQRVALARAVVFKPRALLLDEPLGALDKKLRESLQLEISRLHSELGITFVFVTHDQEEALALSDRIAVFRDGRIEQVGRPDELYENPASHFVATFLGDSNVFTGQIRDGVLDTGWCELRTEGELPAGPVVLMVRPERLRIGAPAEPGANVLSATVTDVVYQGAFRRVLVEFDGGTTGQVRDITSGTPVTAGQRIEVHWPGHAGVLVPGDEIDQPRRVAVSAQ
- a CDS encoding class II aldolase/adducin family protein; this translates as MNSDVMTARRQVAETGTRLTADGLVLGTAGNISVRVGDLVAISPSSIPYHLVTAEDVSVVDLAGGQVAGLPPSSETPMHLAIYANTDANAVVHHHGLASAAVSTAVSALPPLHYYALQLGGPTRVARYATFGTEELARSVLAALEDRTAALMQNHGAVAHGDTLDRAYDRARLLEWLCNLHIQAHQMGSPRVLSEAELADVTRHKAERAAS
- a CDS encoding carbohydrate kinase family protein, with protein sequence MKVVCVGAHIFDVLGHPVGEIPPGQGRLALEQIRVTAAGTAGGTAVDLAKLGAEVISFGAIGDDTAGRVLRLLLAENGVDERLAVKPGRATPSTILPIRPNGERPSLHASGAMDMLTADDIDWDAVAEADVLHIGGPDALGDFSVDVLPRLLRFAREHGTVTTMDFLRTSVSPEVVELLRPCWANTRYLLPNDDQIRAITQIEDLRLAARTMRAHGVGTVIVTRGGDGSLVVDEALAEEIPAFRIPVVDTTGCGDGYTAGFIVGLCRNQDLLSSARLGTAASALVAQGLGSDAGIVDLPRTLGFLSERQTDLLHRNEEDITDCGRA